The Thioalkalivibrio thiocyanodenitrificans ARhD 1 genome window below encodes:
- a CDS encoding BTAD domain-containing putative transcriptional regulator, whose protein sequence is MRHRPPPGADGWLDGRRDATLAKLSRSAILWIDGPPGAGKTVLAVTLLRARPGKRLWLRLAAEDHDPNHLLEDVIMALHGTGTGPGGSAHAGSLTHPGEEIANLLAPHAPYTLVLDGADVLGECTGFHRLIEHLATACPADSAVVITARMPPPPSLERLRMEGLVDRVSWNDLRLSSDEAAGAAGTILPPEDLNPEAVADALRRSRGWLAGFRALLEAEAGGCGTLGSLNRYLEHELFSDLERADRELLVTLAVREEVPRPVVEALAGPEACDRLHDLARQNRLIEWRGDHVVLHPQLAACLRDLDREGLARRHCRLGDALAAAGAEAQAVEEWLSAGEWSRSGEMIARLAPELVRNGEHPRVRDWLRRIPEGSRPVGSRLHLWHALALVPEDAAAAYDELVAALPALHGNGDYSGAALAWAGLVEQAWLRWGDFSRARWLLDVLDELGPQRIEELEPSAAAQLSAAALLLIGVIAPGGHRGAAWIAAAERVVRLSISDRDRMRILHVLLVTDVWVYGNRVRATRTVEQGRIAQVRGRLPPLQEQMWLAAVAGYQLWFDPDPHAARLTVESALRRAEEHGVHLWDFQLQALGACAALRSGDDHLARDWVARTRLTTEPGQATDASFQAWVCGWTLLRGGDVAGAAGIAEEAWQLIDGRGPDNAQQLARLAVARARRRLGQHRTTLAEAVAIDRVARHRDMGLYRWLARLTAAQSLRDCGRHRWSDRLLEQALVEGQSQGYLCIPWCERGELEDLCGRGVALGVDIRYLCQLARTNGLDDWQPPPHAPASGWPLRLQALGVLRVEGATGTIRIVGKGARLLRWLAAAGENGIAEADVLDALWPDAEGDRARRAFDTLLYRLRRRLRIPDAVQLRDRRLTLNTAACRTDFGALEHHLKAAMNGSLTAWEDALELAQDSGVEAAHWPPPAGPRLRRRFHDAVDTMVHRLAAEQGQDAACAAASRALEIDPLHEPLCRIVLELARARRDRELAEQAYDRCRHALAREGKGEPTEKLRTLYEAIRQAVC, encoded by the coding sequence ATGCGCCACAGACCACCGCCCGGCGCTGACGGATGGCTCGATGGCCGGCGCGATGCAACCCTTGCGAAGCTGTCCCGCTCGGCCATTCTGTGGATTGACGGGCCACCCGGCGCCGGCAAGACCGTTCTCGCCGTAACCCTGCTGCGGGCGCGGCCCGGGAAACGGCTCTGGCTCCGGCTCGCCGCGGAGGACCACGATCCCAATCACCTGCTGGAGGACGTGATCATGGCCCTGCACGGGACCGGAACCGGTCCGGGCGGGTCCGCCCACGCCGGATCATTGACGCATCCCGGTGAAGAGATCGCCAACCTCCTGGCCCCCCATGCGCCATACACGCTGGTACTGGATGGTGCCGACGTCCTGGGCGAATGCACGGGCTTCCACCGACTGATCGAGCACCTCGCCACCGCGTGCCCGGCGGACAGCGCGGTGGTGATCACGGCGCGAATGCCTCCTCCACCCTCGCTTGAACGGTTGCGCATGGAGGGCCTGGTGGACCGCGTCTCATGGAACGACCTTCGGTTGTCATCGGACGAAGCCGCGGGCGCGGCCGGCACCATCCTGCCACCGGAGGACCTGAATCCCGAAGCCGTGGCGGACGCCCTGCGCCGGTCCCGGGGGTGGCTGGCCGGCTTTCGCGCCTTGCTGGAAGCAGAGGCAGGGGGTTGCGGGACGCTCGGCAGTCTGAACCGATACCTGGAGCATGAACTGTTCTCCGACCTGGAGCGGGCGGATCGTGAGTTGCTGGTCACACTGGCCGTCCGAGAAGAAGTGCCACGCCCCGTGGTGGAGGCGCTGGCCGGCCCCGAGGCCTGCGACAGGCTGCATGATCTCGCCCGGCAGAACCGCCTGATCGAGTGGCGGGGGGATCATGTCGTCCTCCATCCCCAACTGGCGGCCTGCCTGCGTGATCTTGACCGCGAGGGCCTCGCCCGGCGGCATTGCCGCCTCGGGGACGCCCTCGCGGCAGCCGGCGCGGAGGCACAGGCCGTGGAGGAGTGGCTTTCGGCCGGTGAGTGGAGTCGATCCGGTGAGATGATCGCGCGGCTGGCCCCCGAACTTGTCAGGAACGGCGAGCACCCAAGGGTGCGCGACTGGCTCCGGCGCATACCGGAGGGCAGCCGCCCGGTCGGCTCACGGTTGCACCTCTGGCATGCCCTTGCGCTCGTGCCCGAAGACGCCGCCGCGGCATATGATGAACTCGTTGCCGCGCTCCCGGCGCTTCACGGCAACGGGGATTACAGCGGTGCCGCGCTGGCCTGGGCCGGCCTCGTCGAGCAGGCATGGCTTCGGTGGGGTGATTTCAGTCGTGCCCGCTGGCTGCTGGATGTGCTCGACGAACTCGGACCGCAGCGAATCGAGGAACTTGAACCGTCCGCCGCCGCGCAACTGAGCGCCGCCGCCCTGCTGCTCATCGGCGTGATCGCGCCGGGAGGGCACCGTGGGGCGGCATGGATCGCTGCTGCCGAAAGGGTGGTCCGACTGAGCATATCGGACAGAGACCGCATGCGCATCCTGCACGTGCTGCTGGTGACTGATGTATGGGTTTACGGCAACCGTGTCCGCGCCACGCGTACCGTTGAACAGGGCCGTATTGCGCAGGTCCGCGGCAGGCTTCCACCGCTCCAGGAGCAGATGTGGCTCGCCGCGGTGGCCGGATATCAGCTGTGGTTCGATCCGGATCCACATGCCGCGCGACTGACCGTCGAATCGGCACTGCGTCGTGCCGAGGAGCATGGTGTGCATCTCTGGGATTTCCAGCTTCAGGCCCTTGGCGCCTGTGCCGCCCTGCGCAGTGGAGACGACCACCTTGCCCGGGACTGGGTCGCCCGCACGCGTCTCACCACCGAGCCAGGACAGGCCACCGATGCGAGTTTTCAGGCCTGGGTCTGCGGATGGACGCTGCTGCGCGGCGGTGACGTCGCCGGGGCGGCCGGTATCGCTGAAGAGGCCTGGCAACTGATCGACGGCCGTGGCCCCGACAATGCTCAGCAGCTTGCGCGCCTGGCGGTAGCCCGCGCGCGACGCCGGCTCGGTCAGCACCGCACGACGCTTGCCGAGGCGGTCGCCATCGATCGTGTGGCCCGCCACCGGGACATGGGGTTGTATCGATGGCTCGCACGTCTGACCGCGGCCCAGTCCCTGCGCGACTGCGGACGACATCGCTGGTCTGACCGGTTGCTTGAGCAGGCGCTTGTCGAGGGTCAATCGCAGGGCTATCTGTGCATCCCGTGGTGTGAGCGTGGGGAGCTGGAGGATCTTTGTGGTCGGGGTGTGGCCCTCGGTGTCGACATCCGCTATCTGTGTCAGCTGGCCCGGACAAACGGCTTGGACGACTGGCAGCCGCCGCCGCATGCCCCGGCGAGTGGCTGGCCGCTTCGCCTCCAAGCCCTCGGAGTCCTTCGGGTGGAGGGGGCCACCGGAACGATTCGTATCGTGGGCAAAGGTGCGCGGCTTCTCCGGTGGCTCGCCGCTGCCGGCGAGAACGGAATTGCCGAGGCGGACGTGCTTGACGCCCTGTGGCCTGATGCCGAAGGCGACCGGGCCCGACGTGCCTTCGACACCCTGCTCTATCGCCTGCGCCGTCGGCTCCGCATACCGGATGCCGTCCAGCTCCGGGACCGACGTCTGACGCTGAATACCGCCGCGTGCCGGACCGATTTCGGGGCACTGGAGCACCATCTCAAGGCGGCCATGAATGGTAGTCTAACTGCGTGGGAAGATGCGCTCGAGCTGGCCCAGGACAGTGGAGTGGAGGCAGCACACTGGCCGCCACCGGCGGGGCCGCGATTGCGACGCCGGTTTCACGACGCGGTGGACACGATGGTGCACCGATTGGCCGCCGAACAGGGACAGGACGCCGCCTGTGCGGCTGCCTCCCGTGCCTTGGAGATCGACCCGCTTCACGAGCCCTTGTGTCGGATCGTACTTGAGCTGGCCCGTGCGCGCCGGGACCGCGAACTCGCCGAACAGGCGTATGACCGCTGTCGTCATGCCTTGGCACGGGAGGGGAAGGGAGAACCCACAGAGAAGTTGCGAACCCTTTATGAAGCGATACGGCAGGCCGTTTGCTGA
- a CDS encoding ABC transporter permease: MSLRRNYIAFQTIVIKEVLRFARIWVQTVLPPAITTALYFIIFGGLIGARIGEMDGLRYMDFIVPGLIMMTIITNSYANVVSSFFGSKFQHHIEEMLVAPIPNYLIILGFVAGGVCRGLTVGVAVTLVSLFFSPFSMHNLWVTLSVVLLTSILFALAGLINGIFARSFDDIAIIPTFVLTPLTYLGGVFYSITMLPEFWQGVSHLNPILYMVNAFRYGLLGVTDINLWLSYAIILAFIAALFGFSLHLLNKGHGIRN; this comes from the coding sequence ATGAGCCTTCGCCGGAATTACATCGCCTTCCAGACCATCGTCATCAAGGAAGTGCTGCGCTTTGCCCGCATCTGGGTGCAGACGGTGCTGCCTCCGGCCATCACCACGGCGCTCTACTTCATCATCTTCGGCGGCCTGATCGGCGCGCGCATCGGCGAGATGGACGGCCTGCGCTACATGGATTTCATCGTGCCCGGGCTCATCATGATGACCATCATCACCAACTCCTACGCCAATGTGGTGTCGTCCTTCTTCGGGTCCAAGTTCCAGCATCACATCGAGGAGATGCTGGTGGCGCCCATCCCCAATTACCTGATCATCCTGGGCTTCGTGGCCGGCGGCGTGTGCCGGGGCCTGACCGTGGGGGTGGCGGTGACGCTGGTGTCGCTGTTCTTCAGCCCCTTCAGCATGCACAACCTGTGGGTGACCCTGTCGGTGGTCCTGCTCACCTCGATCCTGTTTGCCCTGGCCGGACTCATCAACGGCATCTTCGCCAGGAGCTTCGACGACATCGCCATCATCCCCACCTTCGTGCTCACCCCCCTCACCTATCTGGGCGGCGTGTTCTATTCGATCACGATGCTGCCGGAATTCTGGCAGGGGGTGTCCCATCTCAACCCCATCCTGTACATGGTCAACGCGTTCCGTTACGGGCTGCTGGGGGTGACGGACATCAATCTCTGGCTGTCCTACGCCATCATCCTGGCCTTCATCGCCGCGCTCTTCGGCTTCAGCCTGCACCTGCTCAACAAGGGGCATGGCATCCGGAACTGA
- a CDS encoding leucyl aminopeptidase family protein has translation MRESFVLEPGHNPIDLIPVTPESLPGWLEGQPARLRAWVEATGFKGKPDSLCLLPDEHGRVQCVLAGMDRDAPVWALAGAACRLSPGIYRLDSDRDADWRTQASIGWGLGAYRFERYKASDESPPALYLPGDVDADEVARVVDATALVRDLINTPSQDMMPEHLSEAARMLADAHGARFSTVEGDALLDENYPCIHAVGRASHHTPRKVELTWGKKAHPRVTLVGKGVCFDSGGLDIKSSGGMRHMKKDMGGAAHVLGVAQLIMAAMLPVRLRVLIGAVENAISGDAFRPGDVLASRKGLSIEIENTDAEGRLVLCDLLTEACEGRDKPDLLVDFATLTGAARVAVGTEIAACFTDDDALYRDLEDAARTLGDPVWRLPLHGPYRSGLDSQVADIANCGSGPYGGAITAALFLKEFVEPDVPWIHFDVMAWNTRDRPGRPKGGEAMGMRAMFEVIRGRFA, from the coding sequence ATGCGCGAAAGTTTCGTTCTTGAACCGGGTCACAACCCGATTGACCTGATCCCCGTGACACCCGAGAGCCTGCCCGGCTGGCTCGAGGGGCAGCCGGCCCGGCTGCGGGCCTGGGTGGAGGCCACCGGCTTCAAGGGCAAGCCCGATAGCCTGTGCCTCCTGCCTGACGAACACGGCCGCGTACAGTGTGTGCTGGCGGGGATGGACAGGGACGCACCCGTGTGGGCTCTGGCGGGGGCGGCATGCAGGCTCTCGCCCGGTATCTACCGCCTCGACAGCGACAGGGACGCCGACTGGCGGACACAGGCCTCCATCGGGTGGGGGCTGGGTGCTTACCGCTTCGAGCGATACAAGGCCTCGGACGAATCCCCGCCGGCCTTGTATCTCCCCGGGGATGTGGATGCGGACGAGGTGGCGCGCGTGGTGGATGCCACCGCCCTGGTGCGCGACCTGATCAATACGCCCTCCCAGGACATGATGCCCGAGCACCTGTCGGAGGCGGCCCGTATGCTGGCCGATGCCCATGGCGCGCGCTTCAGCACGGTCGAGGGTGACGCCCTGCTCGACGAGAACTACCCCTGTATCCACGCGGTGGGCCGGGCGAGCCACCACACGCCCCGCAAGGTGGAGCTGACCTGGGGAAAGAAGGCGCACCCGCGCGTGACGCTGGTGGGCAAGGGCGTGTGTTTCGACAGTGGCGGCCTGGATATCAAGTCTTCCGGCGGCATGCGCCACATGAAGAAGGACATGGGCGGCGCGGCGCACGTACTGGGGGTTGCGCAGCTGATCATGGCCGCGATGCTGCCCGTTCGGCTGCGCGTCCTGATCGGTGCGGTGGAGAACGCCATCTCCGGCGATGCCTTCCGGCCCGGCGATGTGCTTGCTTCACGCAAGGGCCTGAGCATCGAGATCGAGAACACTGATGCGGAAGGGCGCCTGGTCCTCTGTGATCTGCTGACCGAGGCCTGCGAGGGCAGAGACAAGCCGGACCTGCTGGTGGACTTTGCTACCCTGACCGGCGCCGCTCGGGTGGCGGTGGGCACCGAGATCGCCGCCTGCTTTACCGATGATGATGCGCTCTACCGGGATCTGGAGGATGCCGCCCGTACGCTGGGCGATCCGGTGTGGCGCCTGCCGCTGCACGGACCTTATCGAAGCGGTCTGGACAGCCAGGTCGCCGATATCGCCAACTGCGGCAGCGGCCCTTATGGCGGCGCCATCACCGCTGCACTGTTCCTCAAGGAATTTGTCGAGCCGGACGTGCCCTGGATCCACTTTGACGTGATGGCCTGGAACACCCGCGATCGTCCGGGTCGGCCCAAGGGGGGCGAGGCCATGGGGATGCGTGCCATGTTCGAGGTCATCCGGGGCCGGTTCGCATAG
- a CDS encoding ABC transporter ATP-binding protein — MPKALSLRNLTKTYKNGFEALKGIDLDVEPGDFFALLGPNGAGKSTTIGIIASLVNKSGGEVSIFGHDLDHEKDAAKACLGLVPQEFNFNTFEPVVEIVVNQAGYYGIPRRQAFQRAERYLRELGLWDKRREMARNLSGGMKRRLMIARALVHEPQLLILDEPTAGVDIEIRRSMWAFLRRINAEGRTIILTTHYLEEAESLCRNIAIIDQGEIIEHTSMKALLGKLNVETFILDLAQPMAYLPELPNHTVRRVDELTLEADIRKEDSVNQLFVDLAQAGVHVLSLRNKTNRLEQLFMNMVKENLPV; from the coding sequence ATGCCCAAAGCCCTCTCGCTGCGCAATCTCACCAAGACCTACAAGAACGGTTTCGAGGCGCTGAAGGGCATTGATCTGGACGTAGAGCCGGGCGATTTCTTTGCCCTGCTCGGGCCCAATGGTGCCGGCAAATCCACCACCATCGGAATCATCGCCTCTCTCGTGAACAAGTCCGGCGGCGAGGTGTCCATCTTCGGCCATGACCTGGATCACGAAAAGGACGCCGCCAAGGCCTGCCTCGGTCTGGTGCCCCAGGAGTTCAATTTCAACACCTTCGAGCCGGTGGTGGAGATCGTGGTCAACCAGGCCGGCTACTACGGCATCCCCCGCCGCCAGGCGTTCCAGCGCGCAGAGCGTTATCTGCGCGAACTGGGGCTTTGGGACAAGCGCCGGGAGATGGCGCGCAATCTCTCCGGCGGCATGAAGCGGCGGCTCATGATCGCCCGGGCCCTGGTGCACGAGCCGCAACTGCTGATCCTGGACGAACCCACCGCGGGCGTGGACATCGAGATCCGCCGTTCCATGTGGGCATTCCTGAGAAGGATCAATGCCGAGGGCCGCACCATCATCCTCACGACCCATTACCTGGAAGAGGCGGAAAGCCTGTGCCGGAACATCGCCATCATCGACCAGGGCGAGATCATCGAACACACCTCCATGAAGGCCCTGCTCGGCAAGCTCAACGTGGAGACATTCATCCTGGATCTCGCGCAACCCATGGCCTACCTGCCGGAGTTGCCCAATCACACGGTGCGCCGGGTGGATGAACTGACCCTGGAGGCGGATATCCGCAAGGAAGACAGCGTCAATCAGCTTTTCGTGGACCTGGCGCAGGCCGGCGTGCATGTATTGAGCCTGCGCAACAAGACCAACCGGCTGGAGCAGCTGTTCATGAACATGGTGAAGGAAAACCTCCCCGTATGA
- the mnmC gene encoding bifunctional tRNA (5-methylaminomethyl-2-thiouridine)(34)-methyltransferase MnmD/FAD-dependent 5-carboxymethylaminomethyl-2-thiouridine(34) oxidoreductase MnmC: MASGTDQPRGFTALEPSVLALRDGTPWSERYGDVYYSRRRGADESTEVFLRANGLPDRWAHRDLFTVAETGFGTGLNFLLTWDLWRGRPGPGWLHYLSAELHPFMPADMARLVATLPAGLRALGETLVSQYPETIPGFHRLIFPRDRVTLTLLFGDATDGFAQCEARVDAWYLDGFAPARNPRLWHAALYAQMARLTAPGGTLASYTAAGHVRRGLQAAGFHIERHPGFGAKRERIVGRRDTGAILPDARAPWFRWPDAAEPHERHVAVLGAGLAGSALALALARRGWEVTVVDAGPGAASGASGNPAGILMPHLSADHGVLSRFTLQASEFARHWIDSMHVSPDSLPRDWCGALWLADGERLAGRLERIAARLPLPETVMRPVDARQASALAGVPLTLPGLFLPRAGWVDPKALCRAQLSSAGARVLTDMRIERVQPAGGHWCLEDGGGRIVARASRLVLANARGMPALHPGIETRPLRGQLSLLAPSPATRALQRVLCYEGYVTPATAAGHVCGASFVRGDTGTDLRAEEHAAILAALARVWPGACPGEPPPMAGRAAVRYNAPGRLPQAGPLPNMAEFERIYRDLHHGRPARDYPDAPCLPGMYATLAHGSRGLTTAPLAAELVASLMHGDPLPLPRDLVETLHPARGRVRALIRSPVRR; the protein is encoded by the coding sequence ATGGCATCCGGAACTGACCAGCCCCGGGGATTCACCGCACTGGAACCGTCCGTACTGGCGCTTCGGGACGGCACGCCCTGGTCGGAACGCTACGGCGATGTGTACTACAGCCGACGTCGCGGCGCGGACGAATCGACCGAGGTGTTTCTCCGGGCCAACGGCCTGCCGGACCGGTGGGCGCATCGGGACCTGTTTACCGTAGCCGAAACGGGTTTCGGCACCGGTCTCAACTTTCTGCTGACCTGGGATCTCTGGCGCGGACGTCCCGGGCCCGGCTGGCTGCATTACCTCAGCGCCGAACTGCACCCCTTCATGCCGGCGGACATGGCCCGGCTGGTGGCCACCCTGCCCGCGGGGCTGCGTGCCCTGGGCGAGACGCTGGTATCGCAGTATCCCGAAACGATTCCGGGTTTCCACCGGCTGATCTTTCCCCGGGACCGGGTCACCCTCACCCTGCTGTTCGGTGACGCCACCGACGGGTTCGCACAGTGCGAGGCCCGGGTGGATGCCTGGTACCTGGACGGTTTCGCCCCGGCCCGCAACCCGAGACTCTGGCACGCGGCACTCTACGCCCAGATGGCCCGCCTGACCGCGCCCGGCGGGACGCTGGCCAGCTATACCGCCGCGGGCCATGTGCGACGGGGACTCCAGGCGGCCGGCTTTCACATCGAGCGGCACCCGGGATTCGGAGCCAAGCGCGAGCGTATCGTGGGCCGGCGCGACACCGGTGCCATTCTTCCCGATGCACGCGCACCCTGGTTCCGGTGGCCGGACGCTGCCGAGCCCCATGAACGCCACGTCGCGGTACTGGGCGCCGGCCTGGCCGGCAGTGCGCTGGCCCTGGCCCTGGCCCGGCGCGGCTGGGAGGTCACGGTGGTGGATGCGGGTCCGGGGGCGGCCTCAGGGGCTTCCGGGAATCCGGCGGGCATCCTCATGCCTCACCTGAGCGCGGATCACGGCGTACTGAGCCGATTCACCCTGCAGGCATCGGAGTTCGCGCGGCACTGGATCGACTCGATGCATGTGTCCCCGGACTCCCTGCCACGGGACTGGTGCGGCGCCCTGTGGCTTGCCGACGGGGAGCGACTGGCCGGGCGGCTGGAGCGCATTGCCGCGCGTCTGCCGTTGCCGGAGACCGTGATGCGGCCCGTGGATGCCCGACAGGCCAGCGCCCTCGCAGGCGTGCCCCTGACCCTGCCCGGGCTGTTTCTGCCCCGGGCGGGCTGGGTGGACCCGAAAGCCCTGTGCCGTGCGCAACTGTCATCGGCAGGGGCCAGGGTCCTGACGGACATGCGTATTGAACGTGTGCAACCCGCGGGTGGACATTGGTGTCTGGAGGACGGCGGCGGCCGGATCGTGGCGCGGGCTTCCCGCCTGGTCCTGGCCAACGCCAGGGGCATGCCCGCTCTCCACCCCGGCATCGAAACGCGTCCGCTGCGCGGACAACTGAGCCTGCTCGCACCCTCGCCCGCCACCCGCGCCCTGCAACGGGTGCTGTGCTACGAAGGGTATGTCACGCCGGCCACTGCGGCCGGGCATGTATGCGGCGCGAGTTTCGTGCGCGGCGACACCGGAACGGATCTGCGCGCAGAGGAACACGCCGCCATTCTGGCCGCGCTGGCACGGGTATGGCCCGGGGCCTGCCCCGGCGAGCCGCCGCCCATGGCCGGGCGGGCCGCTGTTCGCTACAACGCGCCGGGCCGCCTGCCGCAGGCGGGTCCACTGCCGAACATGGCGGAGTTCGAGCGGATTTACCGGGATCTGCACCACGGGCGACCCGCCCGGGATTATCCCGATGCCCCCTGTCTGCCCGGCATGTATGCCACCCTGGCCCACGGCTCCCGGGGCCTGACTACCGCCCCCCTTGCCGCCGAACTGGTGGCGAGCCTCATGCACGGGGATCCCCTGCCCCTGCCCAGGGATCTGGTGGAGACCCTTCACCCGGCACGGGGGCGGGTGCGCGCCCTGATCAGGAGTCCGGTTCGGCGGTGA